From Acidobacteriota bacterium, a single genomic window includes:
- a CDS encoding efflux RND transporter permease subunit translates to MNFAELFIRRPIMTTLVTAGILLFGFIGYRALAVSDLPNVDFPTIQVTASLPGASPETMASSVATPLERQFSTIAGLSAMNSTSTQGNTQVTLQFDLSRDIDAAAQDVQTSISAATRQLPPGMPSPPSLKKVNPADQPILYLALTSQTLPLSKVDEFAQTTIAQRISTISGVAQVAVTGSQKYAVRVQLDPTALATRGIGIDEVAQSVQQGNVNLPVGTLYGDYKSLTIQANGQLVDANAYRRLIVAYRNGSPVELRDLGVVLDSIENNRVGNWLNDQQVVTLAIQRQPGSNTIQVVDAIRALLPVFQQQLPAALKMEVLYDRSEAIRESFHDVQFTLVLTVALVIMVIFIFLRNVRATIIPSLAVPTSIVATYAAMYLLDYSLNNLSLMALTLSVGFVVDDAIVMLENIVRRMELGEGVLEAAFNGSKEISFTILSMTISLVAVFIPVLFMGGILGRLFKEFAVTISLAILVSGFVSLSLTPMLCSRFLKSGHAESHNWFLKLTERGFELFLKSYEVSLRYVMRHGVVTLLIAVALTVWTAHLFIVIPKGFLISDDVGQIIGYTEAAEGISYERMSENHRQLVDIIRKNPNVRAVSSTVGTSDASASSNSGKLLILLKSLHERTAKADDIIIQLRPQLAQVAGIEVFLQNPPTVSIGGQVSKSLYQFTLQGSNPDTLFASAAALEQKLHTIPLIQDIASDLQVNNPQLTVKIDRDKASALGLTAQQIEDALNNSYGTRQVSTIFTATNEYQVILELKPEYQRDPSSLSLLYVRSNNGKLVPLSTVASFERDVGPLVISHLGQLPSVTISFNLVPGAALGDATEAVKKLAHDTLPSEITTTFQGTADVFQSSLTGLALLLLIAVLVIYLVLGILYESFIHPLTILSGLPSAGLGALLTLMFFKMDLSVYAFVGLIMLIGIVKKNAIMMIDFALEAQRTENRPAEEAIFEACIIRFRPIMMTTMAALMGTLPIAMGIGAGAQSRQPLGLAVVGGLAVSQVLTLYLTPVVYLLFEKPKLVLFGVAGEEQGSGFRVQGSEL, encoded by the coding sequence ATGAATTTTGCTGAATTGTTTATTCGCCGTCCGATTATGACCACGCTGGTCACGGCGGGGATTTTGTTGTTTGGCTTTATCGGCTATCGGGCGCTGGCGGTGAGCGATCTTCCGAACGTTGATTTCCCAACCATCCAGGTCACGGCCAGCCTTCCCGGTGCCAGCCCCGAAACAATGGCGTCTTCGGTGGCGACGCCGCTGGAGCGCCAGTTTTCGACCATTGCCGGGCTTTCGGCGATGAACTCGACGAGCACTCAGGGCAACACCCAGGTGACACTCCAGTTTGATTTAAGCCGTGATATTGACGCGGCGGCCCAGGATGTTCAGACCTCAATTTCAGCCGCGACGCGACAACTTCCACCTGGAATGCCCAGCCCGCCATCACTCAAGAAGGTCAACCCGGCGGACCAGCCGATTTTGTACCTGGCGCTGACTTCGCAAACCCTTCCGCTTTCAAAGGTTGACGAATTTGCCCAAACCACCATTGCCCAGCGGATTTCAACCATCAGCGGCGTGGCGCAGGTGGCGGTGACTGGTTCGCAAAAATATGCCGTCCGGGTTCAGCTTGATCCGACAGCGCTGGCGACGCGAGGCATCGGCATTGACGAAGTCGCGCAATCGGTTCAACAGGGAAATGTCAACCTGCCCGTCGGGACGCTGTACGGAGATTACAAATCACTGACGATTCAGGCCAACGGTCAACTGGTGGATGCCAATGCCTACCGCCGACTGATTGTGGCCTATCGAAATGGCTCGCCGGTTGAACTCCGGGATCTGGGCGTTGTCCTTGACAGCATCGAAAACAACCGGGTCGGCAACTGGCTCAACGATCAGCAGGTGGTCACGCTGGCCATTCAGCGCCAGCCGGGTTCAAACACCATTCAGGTGGTTGATGCGATTCGGGCGCTGTTACCCGTCTTTCAGCAACAACTTCCAGCCGCGCTGAAAATGGAAGTTCTCTATGATCGGTCAGAGGCCATCCGCGAATCATTCCACGATGTGCAATTCACGCTGGTGCTGACCGTGGCGCTGGTGATCATGGTGATTTTCATTTTCCTGCGAAATGTGCGGGCGACGATTATTCCCAGTCTGGCGGTGCCGACCTCGATTGTGGCGACTTATGCGGCGATGTATTTGCTCGACTACAGTTTGAACAACCTTTCGCTGATGGCCTTGACGCTTTCAGTCGGGTTTGTGGTTGATGATGCCATTGTCATGCTTGAAAACATCGTGCGCCGGATGGAACTGGGTGAAGGTGTTCTGGAAGCAGCCTTTAACGGCTCAAAGGAAATCTCGTTCACGATTCTGTCCATGACCATTTCGCTGGTCGCGGTGTTTATTCCAGTCCTGTTTATGGGCGGCATTTTGGGACGGCTGTTCAAGGAATTTGCCGTCACCATCAGTCTGGCAATTCTGGTTTCCGGGTTTGTTTCGCTCAGTTTGACACCGATGTTGTGCAGCCGGTTTTTGAAAAGCGGACATGCGGAATCACACAACTGGTTCTTGAAATTGACCGAACGCGGATTTGAATTGTTTTTGAAGAGTTATGAAGTGAGCCTCCGATATGTCATGCGACACGGAGTCGTGACGCTCTTGATTGCCGTAGCCCTGACGGTCTGGACCGCGCATTTATTTATTGTGATTCCAAAAGGGTTTTTGATCAGCGATGACGTCGGCCAGATTATTGGCTACACCGAAGCTGCCGAAGGCATTTCCTACGAGCGAATGTCTGAAAACCACCGGCAACTGGTGGATATCATCCGCAAAAATCCGAATGTGAGGGCGGTTTCCTCAACGGTTGGCACCAGCGACGCGAGTGCTTCGTCAAACTCGGGGAAGTTGTTGATTTTGCTCAAGTCTCTGCACGAACGCACCGCCAAAGCCGATGACATCATCATCCAGCTTCGACCACAACTGGCGCAAGTTGCCGGCATCGAAGTCTTTTTGCAAAACCCGCCCACGGTTTCAATTGGCGGTCAGGTGTCAAAAAGCCTGTACCAGTTCACGTTGCAAGGGTCGAACCCCGACACATTATTTGCCTCAGCCGCGGCACTGGAGCAGAAACTCCACACGATTCCGCTGATTCAGGACATCGCAAGTGATTTGCAGGTCAACAATCCCCAACTAACGGTAAAGATTGATCGGGACAAAGCGTCGGCGCTTGGCCTGACCGCCCAGCAAATCGAAGACGCGCTGAATAATTCCTACGGCACACGGCAGGTTTCGACAATTTTCACGGCGACGAATGAATATCAGGTGATTTTGGAACTCAAGCCGGAATACCAGCGCGACCCATCATCGCTCTCCTTATTATATGTGCGTTCCAACAATGGAAAATTGGTGCCGCTCAGCACGGTGGCTTCATTTGAACGGGATGTTGGCCCGCTGGTCATCAGCCACTTAGGCCAGCTTCCATCTGTTACAATTTCATTTAATTTGGTACCCGGAGCAGCCCTCGGAGACGCCACCGAAGCGGTCAAAAAGCTAGCCCACGACACATTGCCCTCCGAAATCACGACCACATTTCAGGGCACGGCAGACGTGTTTCAATCGTCGCTGACTGGACTGGCCTTATTATTATTGATTGCGGTGCTGGTGATTTATCTGGTGCTGGGGATTTTGTACGAAAGCTTTATCCACCCGCTGACGATTTTGTCTGGGCTGCCTTCTGCCGGACTGGGGGCGCTGCTGACGCTGATGTTTTTCAAAATGGATTTAAGCGTGTATGCCTTCGTCGGGTTGATTATGTTGATCGGAATCGTGAAAAAGAACGCGATTATGATGATTGACTTTGCCCTCGAAGCCCAGCGCACCGAAAACCGTCCAGCCGAAGAAGCCATTTTTGAAGCCTGCATCATCCGGTTTCGTCCGATTATGATGACAACGATGGCGGCCTTGATGGGAACACTTCCGATTGCGATGGGCATCGGCGCGGGCGCGCAATCACGCCAGCCGCTTGGATTGGCCGTTGTCGGAGGTCTCGCCGTCTCGCAGGTGCTGACCTTATATTTGACACCCGTTGTGTATTTGCTGTTTGAAAAGCCGAAGCTGGTGCTCTTTGGCGTTGCCGGAGAAGAGCAGGGTTCAGGGTTCAGGGTTCAGGGTTCAGAATTATAG
- a CDS encoding efflux RND transporter periplasmic adaptor subunit: protein MSHEALETPAAPQPEPKPAPPKKRGRGWMVAVALVVVTIVGATVASKFPGRGAKRPAPTPDPVPVSAQPVEKKNIPIQIRAIGNVEASSTVQIRSLVSGELLKVHFAEGQTVKKGELLFTLDQRPFESALDQAQANLAKDQAQEAVAKAVLERDLAQLNNAKKQAERYQELLKQGVVSQELSDQYRLNVETAAAVVEADKASLNNAQSILKADQAAIENTKIQLSYTKIQSPMDGRTGNLMVYAGNLVRANDTTPLVTINQLDPVFVSFSVPEKDLNQIKTYRTSSSFGIAANPPDNDRLKVNGQLTFIDNTVDLTTGTIRLKGSFQNPEGVLWPGQFVNVTLTLTTQPDALVVPSRAVQTGQEGPIVYVVEADQTVKIRKVTIGPTVENLTVITSGVQAGEQVVTDGHLRLIPGAKVSVK from the coding sequence ATGTCACATGAGGCACTTGAAACACCCGCTGCACCGCAGCCTGAACCCAAACCCGCGCCTCCCAAAAAACGCGGTCGTGGTTGGATGGTTGCCGTTGCGCTGGTGGTCGTGACCATTGTCGGAGCAACCGTCGCTTCAAAATTCCCAGGTCGTGGTGCCAAACGACCAGCACCGACACCCGATCCGGTGCCGGTTTCAGCCCAGCCGGTTGAAAAGAAAAACATCCCGATTCAGATTCGGGCGATTGGCAACGTCGAAGCGTCGTCAACGGTGCAGATTCGGTCGCTGGTGTCAGGCGAGTTGCTCAAAGTCCATTTTGCCGAAGGCCAGACGGTGAAAAAGGGAGAGTTGCTCTTTACGCTCGATCAACGGCCCTTTGAATCAGCCCTTGACCAGGCCCAGGCCAACCTCGCCAAAGATCAGGCCCAGGAAGCCGTGGCCAAAGCTGTCCTCGAACGCGATCTGGCCCAGCTCAACAATGCCAAAAAGCAGGCCGAACGCTATCAGGAATTGCTCAAACAAGGCGTAGTTTCCCAGGAATTGAGCGACCAGTACCGGCTCAACGTCGAAACCGCCGCTGCCGTCGTGGAAGCTGACAAAGCATCGCTTAACAATGCACAATCCATTCTCAAGGCCGATCAGGCCGCAATTGAAAACACCAAAATTCAATTGAGTTACACCAAAATTCAATCTCCGATGGATGGTCGAACCGGCAATTTGATGGTTTATGCGGGGAACCTGGTCCGGGCCAACGACACCACGCCGTTGGTGACGATCAATCAGCTTGACCCGGTGTTTGTCTCATTTTCAGTGCCGGAAAAAGATCTGAATCAAATCAAAACCTATCGGACGTCGAGCAGCTTCGGCATTGCGGCGAATCCTCCTGACAATGACAGGCTCAAAGTGAATGGACAATTGACCTTCATTGACAACACGGTTGATCTGACGACCGGAACCATCCGGCTCAAAGGTTCATTTCAAAACCCGGAAGGTGTGTTGTGGCCAGGTCAGTTTGTGAATGTAACGCTGACGCTCACGACCCAGCCAGATGCGCTGGTGGTGCCTTCGCGGGCAGTTCAAACCGGTCAGGAAGGCCCAATCGTGTACGTGGTCGAAGCCGATCAAACCGTCAAAATTCGAAAAGTGACCATCGGACCAACGGTTGAGAATCTCACGGTGATCACCAGCGGTGTACAGGCAGGTGAACAGGTCGTTACCGATGGGCATTTGCGGTTGATTCCAGGCGCCAAGGTGAGTGTCAAATAA
- a CDS encoding CHAT domain-containing protein, with protein sequence MKNSGFLRSILTVVTCLLVSTLVFPPVMLAQDQAATSSKSAETEITTLYTQAKKLEEAGKYDEALATVQKALAQSEKTFGDEHPLTARCLTLLATILYDKADYARAEQCARRAISIREKQLGSEHHDLAESLNILALVCKSKGDYPTAEPLYLRAIAIMEKTVGPNHPDVAESVYNLAELYRAKGDYQRARPLVQRALTIFEKELGPEHPNVAFCVNSLGRLFWLEGKFDEAEPLFLRALELRKKVLGPDHPGVALSLNNLGLLYQDKGEYLRAEPYFRQSLAIHEKVFGPSHPSVAASYINLGMLYSEKGDLQGAESYFEKALPVQEKVYGADHPTLANTLNILAGLILKQGDRARAEQIFQRALTIQEQKLGPEHPLTITTLSNLAFLYQDRGDLERAEPILQKVVARNLKVLGPNHPDLATDYNNLAGLYQKKGDLANAEVNYRKALIIREQILGPENRQVATTLSNLSVLYQCKGDLEQAIAVRVRSNEASEHDLRRNLGWGSERQKLLYLNTTSNRTERTIALHIQSAPQNREALRAAVTIVLQRKGRILDAMAEGIETLRKQAAPEDKVLLDKLAAAKTRLSNLMLKGPGPRDPEKYRADLKQLEATVDQLEGNVSARSAEFRAQTQEISLEAVQKAIPPGAALVEYATYQETDLKTGGLGPRRYAVYVLTSQGDPKWADLGDTTAIDQAVASFRKSIYLTQGTRILQVVGKPDHSQQNLISPAQKLDQLVMKPVRALIGTSTHLLISPDRALNLVPFAAFIDEKGHFLVEKYLITYLTSGRDLVRLQVKLESQSPPLVVADPDYADGNGPQLFGQSFSPLSRLEGTHQEGTRLKALLPGASLKMEREATETTLKSISKPSILHIATHGYFLDDLSDANTLTDGTPRQIGLKSEPAPQPGTIQSINPLLRSWLFFAGANRGGSQENDGILTALEASQLNLWGTRLVVLSACDSGLGEVKNNQEGIYGLRRALVLAGSETQMMSLWAVSDKATTELMVEYYQRLKAGAGRSAALRTVQLKMLKNPKRRHPYFWASFIQSGEWANLDGKR encoded by the coding sequence ATGAAGAACTCTGGTTTTCTGAGAAGTATCCTGACCGTTGTGACCTGCCTGCTGGTTTCAACACTGGTGTTCCCACCGGTTATGCTGGCTCAAGATCAGGCCGCGACCTCTTCAAAATCGGCTGAAACCGAGATCACAACCCTGTACACTCAGGCAAAAAAGCTGGAAGAAGCGGGCAAATACGACGAGGCTCTGGCCACTGTACAGAAAGCCCTGGCTCAAAGCGAGAAAACCTTTGGTGACGAACATCCGCTGACCGCCAGATGTTTAACCCTGCTCGCGACAATCCTTTATGACAAAGCGGATTACGCGCGGGCCGAACAGTGTGCCCGGCGAGCGATTTCCATTCGAGAAAAACAACTCGGTTCTGAACATCACGACCTGGCTGAAAGCTTGAATATTCTCGCCCTGGTCTGTAAATCAAAAGGGGATTACCCGACGGCGGAACCGCTGTATCTCCGGGCAATTGCCATTATGGAAAAGACGGTTGGCCCAAACCATCCGGATGTGGCGGAAAGTGTCTACAATCTTGCTGAACTGTACCGGGCCAAGGGCGACTATCAGCGGGCTCGACCGCTGGTTCAACGGGCATTGACCATTTTTGAAAAGGAATTAGGCCCTGAACATCCCAACGTTGCCTTTTGCGTCAACAGTCTGGGACGGTTGTTCTGGTTGGAAGGCAAATTTGACGAAGCTGAACCATTGTTTTTACGGGCGCTTGAACTCCGGAAAAAAGTCCTGGGGCCAGACCATCCAGGTGTGGCGCTCAGTCTCAATAACCTGGGATTGCTCTATCAGGACAAGGGCGAGTATCTCCGGGCCGAGCCTTATTTTCGGCAATCACTGGCCATCCATGAGAAAGTTTTTGGTCCTTCTCACCCAAGCGTGGCCGCCAGTTATATCAACCTTGGTATGCTCTATTCTGAAAAGGGAGACCTGCAAGGGGCTGAATCATATTTTGAAAAAGCCCTGCCAGTTCAGGAAAAAGTGTATGGCGCTGATCATCCGACCCTTGCCAACACGCTCAACATCCTGGCCGGGTTGATTCTCAAACAGGGTGACCGCGCCCGAGCGGAACAAATATTTCAGCGAGCACTGACGATTCAGGAACAAAAACTTGGGCCGGAGCACCCCTTAACCATCACGACTCTGAGCAATCTGGCCTTTTTATATCAGGACCGGGGAGATTTAGAGCGGGCGGAACCGATTTTGCAAAAGGTAGTCGCTCGAAATCTAAAGGTTCTTGGGCCAAACCATCCAGATCTGGCCACTGACTATAACAATCTGGCGGGTCTGTATCAGAAAAAAGGTGATCTGGCCAATGCGGAAGTGAATTACCGGAAAGCCTTGATCATTCGAGAGCAAATTTTAGGCCCTGAAAATCGGCAGGTGGCCACAACCTTGAGCAATTTGTCGGTGCTCTATCAGTGCAAAGGTGATTTGGAGCAAGCGATTGCCGTGCGAGTGCGCAGTAACGAAGCCTCGGAGCACGATTTGAGACGAAATCTGGGTTGGGGTTCAGAACGCCAGAAGTTGCTCTATTTAAATACCACAAGCAACCGAACCGAGCGGACTATTGCTTTACACATTCAGTCAGCGCCGCAAAACCGGGAGGCGCTCCGGGCAGCAGTGACAATAGTTTTGCAGCGCAAAGGGCGGATTCTTGACGCGATGGCCGAAGGAATCGAGACTTTGCGCAAACAGGCAGCTCCGGAAGATAAGGTCCTGCTGGATAAGCTGGCAGCGGCCAAAACCCGGCTTTCAAACCTGATGCTCAAAGGACCTGGACCGCGCGATCCTGAAAAGTACCGTGCTGACCTCAAACAACTGGAAGCAACCGTTGATCAGCTTGAAGGCAACGTCAGTGCCCGGAGTGCTGAGTTTCGCGCTCAGACACAGGAAATTTCACTTGAAGCTGTCCAAAAAGCGATTCCACCCGGTGCGGCGTTGGTCGAATATGCCACCTATCAGGAAACTGACCTGAAAACGGGTGGACTTGGTCCGCGGCGCTATGCGGTGTATGTGCTGACCAGTCAGGGCGATCCGAAATGGGCCGATCTGGGAGATACCACTGCAATTGATCAGGCCGTTGCCAGTTTCCGAAAGTCAATTTATCTGACCCAGGGGACGCGGATCCTGCAAGTTGTTGGAAAACCAGACCATTCACAACAAAACCTGATTTCCCCTGCCCAAAAACTTGATCAACTGGTGATGAAACCGGTGCGAGCATTGATTGGTACCAGTACTCACCTGCTCATTTCACCAGACAGAGCACTCAATCTGGTTCCATTTGCGGCATTCATTGATGAAAAAGGACATTTCCTGGTTGAGAAATATTTGATTACCTACCTGACGAGCGGGCGCGACCTGGTTCGATTACAGGTCAAGCTTGAAAGCCAGTCACCGCCGCTGGTGGTGGCTGACCCGGATTATGCTGACGGAAATGGGCCGCAGCTCTTCGGTCAATCATTTTCCCCGCTTTCACGACTGGAAGGAACCCACCAGGAAGGCACCCGGCTCAAGGCGCTCCTCCCTGGGGCAAGTTTGAAAATGGAGCGCGAGGCAACCGAAACAACTCTCAAATCAATTTCCAAGCCTTCGATTCTTCATATTGCAACGCACGGCTATTTTTTAGATGACCTTTCAGACGCGAATACACTCACCGACGGCACACCGCGCCAGATTGGGCTGAAAAGTGAACCGGCTCCACAACCTGGAACTATCCAGAGCATCAACCCGCTGTTGCGGTCCTGGCTTTTTTTTGCGGGAGCAAATCGAGGCGGAAGCCAGGAAAACGATGGTATTCTGACCGCTTTGGAAGCCTCGCAACTGAATTTGTGGGGTACCCGGCTGGTGGTCCTTTCCGCCTGTGACAGCGGGCTCGGAGAGGTGAAAAATAATCAGGAAGGCATTTATGGCCTGCGCCGGGCCCTGGTGTTGGCGGGGAGCGAAACCCAGATGATGAGTTTGTGGGCGGTTTCAGACAAAGCCACGACTGAACTCATGGTTGAGTATTACCAGCGACTCAAAGCCGGAGCTGGCCGGAGTGCTGCCCTGCGAACCGTCCAGCTCAAAATGCTCAAGAACCCAAAACGGCGGCATCCTTACTTTTGGGCATCCTTTATCCAATCCGGCGAATGGGCCAATCTGGACGGCAAGCGGTAA
- a CDS encoding CHAT domain-containing protein, translating to MLIKVKSIAVVSLTCLTLMQGGFLCALPTAIFEPSLTPHVYARNPEPGTRNPVLQALAPNPRPLTPGLSLDREIKGGDRHTYQASLKTGEYLSVLVKQTDLPLVYRLFGPDGKQILEQDGSEGDQSRDPISLLVETAGDYRFEVSPLVSTASPGKYGLTVEALRPATPQDLAEQEVRKLLEQAQKLRSSRKYDEAVTTATQALEKCTAVFGPETALASDCLLNISITYGTKPDRAKAEEYYLKTIALREKVFGPEHHKVAGAVYRYAVMLKLGGDFKRAEPFYKQALAIREKALGPDHLEVAVSLNGLALLYKDSGNYAPAEPYYLRACAIAEKIHGPVHERVGNFIYQLGLFYQLRGDFDRAEELYQRTHAIWETTVGPDHWKITQSLCILASIYLDTGDYAKAEPLLNRSLVLAEKIAPESNYVAQTLDYLASMYRAKGDYEKAEPYYQRALVLWEKARGADNPSVAVHLVNLGDLYRAMGEFGKAEPVYQRALVLREKGFGKEHRLVADCLFGQAELMKEKGDLAQAEALHLKVLAMREKLLGPEHIEVALSLQLLAAIYRQQGKFAAAEPLLTRALTVREKALGLENPDVAASLTDLALLNLAEGNVDQTVALLSRGNEVTERDLCRNLVTGSERQKLLYLLTTNPKTDVTISLHAQTAPKNRAALRAGLTVVLRRKGRGLDAMAESIEELQRRASPEDRGLLSELAQAKTRLSSLILRGPDTQTSDAYQAQIKELTDQVDQVEAKVSVRSAEYRAQTQPISLESIQKAVPDDAALVEFVSYRPYDAKTDTFAKRRYLAYVLTQTGDPKWADLGDAELIETAVGALRQTLSSAKKDLAQEVKPAAQRLEKLVMKPVRSFLGSRKHLLISPDGALNLIPFAALMDEKGKFLVEKYSLTYLTSGRDLLRLQVKIESQSPALVMADPDYDTGSGPKLFGQSFSPLARLGGTHQEGSQLKALFAEATLKMESEATKQALKSAVKPALVHIATHGFFLKGTSQADSVTEGGTRNLTKLHSLDLNPETVHQTNPLLRSGLFFAGANRSDSQTENDSTLTALEAASLNLWGTKLVTLSACDTGLGDVKVGDGVYGLRRALVLAGSESQMMSLWPVSDTATRDLMVDYYQRLKAGEGRSEALRQVQLKMLKSPVRRHPYYWASFIQSGEWANLDGKRENKFRVTPSGVRNTESDGRKISRLKTIL from the coding sequence ATGCTGATCAAGGTCAAATCAATCGCTGTTGTCAGTCTGACCTGTCTCACTTTGATGCAAGGCGGTTTCCTGTGTGCGTTGCCTACCGCAATCTTTGAACCATCGCTCACACCCCATGTTTATGCCCGGAACCCGGAACCCGGAACCCGGAATCCGGTTTTGCAAGCCCTGGCCCCTAACCCCCGACCCCTGACCCCTGGTCTCTCGCTCGACCGGGAGATCAAAGGCGGTGACCGGCACACGTACCAGGCATCGCTCAAAACCGGCGAGTACCTGAGTGTTTTGGTTAAGCAAACGGACCTTCCGCTGGTATATCGGCTGTTTGGTCCCGATGGCAAACAAATCCTTGAACAAGATGGTTCGGAGGGCGATCAAAGCCGGGACCCGATTTCGCTGCTGGTTGAAACTGCGGGTGACTACCGGTTTGAAGTCTCGCCCCTGGTTTCAACCGCCTCCCCTGGAAAATATGGATTAACCGTTGAAGCACTGCGCCCTGCAACTCCCCAGGATCTGGCCGAACAGGAAGTCAGAAAACTGCTTGAACAAGCTCAAAAACTTCGGAGTTCCCGCAAGTATGACGAAGCCGTGACCACGGCGACCCAGGCGCTTGAAAAATGCACTGCTGTATTTGGACCGGAAACGGCGCTGGCTTCAGATTGTCTGCTGAATATTTCCATCACCTACGGCACCAAACCTGATCGGGCCAAAGCTGAAGAGTATTACCTGAAGACGATTGCACTCCGCGAAAAGGTGTTTGGGCCAGAGCATCACAAAGTAGCCGGTGCCGTGTATCGTTATGCCGTGATGCTCAAACTGGGAGGTGATTTTAAGCGGGCGGAGCCATTCTATAAGCAAGCCCTTGCCATTCGGGAAAAAGCGCTGGGACCAGACCATCTGGAAGTCGCCGTCAGTCTCAACGGGCTGGCCTTATTATATAAGGATAGCGGCAATTATGCCCCGGCGGAGCCTTATTATTTACGTGCCTGCGCCATTGCCGAAAAAATCCATGGACCCGTCCACGAACGAGTCGGAAATTTCATTTATCAACTTGGGTTGTTCTATCAACTTCGAGGCGACTTTGACCGGGCTGAAGAACTCTATCAACGCACCCACGCCATTTGGGAAACAACCGTCGGGCCCGATCACTGGAAGATTACCCAGAGCCTGTGCATTTTGGCTTCGATCTACCTTGATACCGGCGACTATGCCAAAGCCGAACCGCTCTTGAACCGTTCGCTGGTATTGGCGGAAAAGATTGCTCCGGAAAGTAATTATGTCGCCCAGACGCTCGACTACCTGGCTTCGATGTACCGGGCCAAGGGTGATTATGAAAAAGCCGAACCTTATTATCAGCGCGCGCTGGTGCTGTGGGAAAAAGCCAGAGGCGCTGACAATCCGAGTGTCGCCGTTCATCTGGTGAACCTGGGTGATTTGTATCGCGCGATGGGTGAGTTTGGCAAAGCCGAACCCGTTTATCAGCGCGCATTGGTGTTGCGGGAAAAAGGCTTTGGAAAAGAGCATCGGCTCGTGGCGGATTGCCTTTTTGGACAGGCTGAGTTGATGAAGGAAAAAGGTGATCTGGCCCAGGCCGAAGCGCTCCACCTCAAGGTTTTGGCCATGCGCGAGAAACTCTTGGGTCCCGAACACATTGAAGTGGCCCTGAGCCTTCAACTTCTGGCGGCAATCTATCGCCAGCAGGGAAAATTTGCCGCCGCCGAACCCTTGCTCACTCGGGCGCTCACAGTTCGGGAAAAGGCGCTTGGTTTGGAAAATCCAGACGTGGCCGCCAGCCTGACTGATCTGGCGTTGCTCAATCTGGCTGAAGGCAACGTTGACCAGACGGTTGCATTGCTGTCCAGGGGCAATGAGGTGACCGAGCGTGATTTATGCCGCAATCTGGTGACCGGCTCCGAACGCCAGAAATTGCTCTATTTGTTGACGACCAACCCCAAAACCGATGTCACGATTTCGCTTCACGCCCAGACGGCACCAAAAAACCGTGCTGCGTTGCGTGCCGGGTTAACCGTTGTTCTCCGGCGTAAAGGACGCGGGCTGGATGCAATGGCTGAAAGCATCGAAGAATTGCAACGCCGGGCCTCGCCCGAAGATCGAGGACTTTTGAGTGAACTGGCGCAGGCCAAAACCCGGCTCTCCAGTTTGATCTTGCGCGGTCCTGATACTCAAACGAGTGACGCGTATCAGGCGCAAATCAAAGAACTGACCGATCAGGTTGACCAGGTTGAAGCCAAAGTGAGTGTTCGTAGCGCCGAATATCGCGCCCAAACCCAGCCGATTTCGCTTGAATCAATCCAAAAAGCCGTCCCCGATGATGCCGCGCTGGTCGAGTTTGTTTCCTATCGGCCCTATGACGCCAAAACCGATACGTTTGCGAAGCGCCGGTATCTGGCGTATGTGCTGACCCAAACCGGTGACCCCAAATGGGCGGACCTGGGCGATGCCGAACTGATTGAAACAGCGGTTGGGGCCTTACGACAGACGTTGAGCAGTGCCAAAAAAGATCTGGCTCAAGAGGTGAAGCCGGCAGCCCAGAGGCTTGAAAAACTGGTTATGAAGCCCGTGCGTTCGTTCCTGGGCTCGCGCAAACACCTGCTCATTTCGCCGGATGGCGCGCTCAACCTGATTCCTTTTGCGGCGCTGATGGATGAAAAAGGGAAATTTCTGGTCGAAAAGTATTCCTTGACCTACCTGACGAGCGGGCGCGATTTGCTCCGGTTGCAAGTCAAAATCGAAAGCCAGTCCCCAGCTCTGGTGATGGCCGATCCAGACTATGACACAGGCTCTGGCCCAAAACTCTTTGGCCAATCATTTTCACCACTGGCTCGGCTTGGCGGAACCCATCAGGAAGGCTCGCAACTCAAAGCCTTGTTTGCGGAAGCCACCCTCAAAATGGAATCCGAGGCCACCAAACAGGCGCTGAAATCAGCCGTCAAACCAGCGCTGGTCCACATTGCCACGCACGGCTTTTTCTTAAAAGGAACCTCCCAGGCTGATTCCGTGACTGAGGGCGGCACCCGGAATTTAACCAAACTCCACTCGCTTGATCTCAACCCGGAAACGGTTCATCAAACCAATCCCCTCTTGCGCTCCGGGCTCTTTTTTGCCGGCGCCAATCGCAGTGACAGTCAGACCGAAAACGACAGCACCTTGACCGCGCTTGAAGCCGCCAGCCTGAATTTATGGGGCACCAAACTGGTTACCCTTTCCGCCTGTGACACCGGTTTGGGAGATGTCAAAGTTGGCGATGGCGTGTATGGACTGCGTCGGGCACTGGTCCTGGCCGGGAGCGAATCACAAATGATGAGCCTGTGGCCGGTTTCAGATACCGCCACCCGTGATTTGATGGTTGATTACTATCAGCGCTTAAAAGCTGGGGAAGGCCGTAGCGAAGCGCTCCGCCAGGTACAACTCAAAATGCTCAAAAGCCCGGTTCGCCGCCATCCCTATTACTGGGCATCCTTTATCCAATCCGGCGAATGGGCCAATCTGGACGGCAAGCGAGAAAACAAGTTCAGAGTAACGCCTTCAGGCGTGAGAAATACCGAGTCGGACGGAAGAAAAATCTCTCGTCTGAAGACGATACTCTGA